The nucleotide sequence TATTTTGAACATTGGGCAGTTGAGCATGCTGCTAAGTGCAACCCCAGTTAGACCCCTGCTGGAAATGGAGGGGTGCTGGGATACTGCTAGTGGAATACCAtatatttttccagttggctgctGAAAAATCCTGTCactatttattgtttttattgaatatttattgtattttattttcaatgtaTTATAATACACACCATCCTAATCTGCACGAGCAGAAGATTCCAGGAGTTGTAGCTGTCCTTACCAGGGATTGTgccctgagcgaggacaaaatttggtacCACCCccctaaatatttattttcacaataattccttatTTATGTATTACTGTTTTGCCCCCCCTCACCTTGGCGCCCTGTGTGGGGGAACATCCTGCACccccctaaatctggtgctggtCTTTGTACCCTTTGGGGACAATGAGGACTAGCAGCATGGGAACACTTTGGTAATCTGGCACCTtgggcaaggccaaaatttggtgccccccataGATCTCTTCGATTATTCCTTATCTCAATTTTGCACCGCCTCAGGGACCACCAAACAGCCCTAAACCTGGTGCTGACAAGAGAGACTGTGGTCTCTTTATGACACATGGTATTGTTTACATACAAACTGCACCTACATGGAGGAGGGATCACAGAGCATTTACTGTTGGGTTCAATCAGAACCTGTTGGGGATTGTCAGAGCACCAAAGACCTGCTGGCGTTTCCCTACTAGGCAACCAAAACTCCTATTCCCTTGGGTCCAGTACCAGGTTTCCAAGtattgttcataagtgtaccaagcaaacatgtacatgaatgtaagggccacatgtctgaagccgcacaggaagacaggcctgacaccattttgacacCCCCCTGACcaagtgtttctctgcaaggagggaggaggtgaggaAACCTTCCCATTGTGTCAGGAACAAAgtgggggttgcccctccagctactcagcagccctctgcctgagtgaaaatctctggcattctgatacctgagtgccagacacgTAGCCATTCCGGAAATAACAAACCCAGATGAAAacaagggtgtgattaacttggctgggagacagggaaatgtaaatatcttttcaTGGGTGCGAGTCATTTCCTGAAAAGTGCATTTTCTGTAACCTCGCGGCACTTTCTCAGTTCCCATCAGCGCCACGCCCCCTTCAGACGATTGACGTCTTGCTCGTCTCCGTGTTGTGCTACGTGTTCACTTTCGATTTCCCCGTCTCCTCGGTTCGAAGGGATCTTCGCTTTGCAGGGATCCAGGCTGCGGCGACAGAAGGGATCCTCCGTCTTTGGACCCCAAATTTACCTATACCGCGGCGGGGCCGGATTCTCTTTCTCCCGCGCTGCCCAGACCGCGCATTTTGCGCTCAAGGAGGCGCACCCATGGCCGCCGCCGGGGACCCCTCCATAACTCTCCAGGACGAAGCGACTTGCTCCATCTGCTTGGATTACTTCCGCGACCCGGTGATGATCATCGACTGCGGGCACAGCTTTTGCCGAGCCTGCATCACCCAGTGCTCGGAGGGGCCGGGCCGCGACCTCTCCTCTTGCCCCCAGTGCAGGATAGCTTTCCCCCGGGGCGACCTCCGGCCCAACAGGCACTTGGCGAATATGGCCGAAGCGATCAAGCGCCTCCGCCTGCAGCGCCTGAGCCTGGCCGAAGGGGAGCCCAAGAAGGAAGCGCCAAAGTTGTGCGGGAAGCACTACGAAGCCCTCCGGCTCTTCTGCCAAGAGGACCGCGCCTTCATCTGCCTGGTCTGCAGGGAATCCCGGGCGCACAAAGCGCACGTCGCCCTCCCCATCGACGAGGCTGCCCAGGATGCTAAGGTAATAGAAATCGCCCTTCGTTTGGGGAGAATTTGGAGCAAGAAGGGGATGGGGAAAGGGTGACCATCCAGAattcagacataggcaaacttttGTGAAAAAGTGGTTTCTAAATCTTTTAATTAATGGTATAAGCGCTGAatgccattttttcttttctttcaggatCAGCTCCAAACTTGCCTAAGAACCTTGAAGAAGGAGAGAGATGAAATTTTGAAGGAGGACTGGTGCAGTGAGAGAACAATTCAGAAGATGAAGGTAGGCAGGCTCCCAGTATGCCATCCACTGAACGCAGCTGCCTCCTttttgtgctctccagatgttctggactgcagctcctcTCAGGCCCCTTAGAggagttgttgttatttaaatgtaTATACAGACCTTCATCTGAGGCTCACAGGGAGTTGTCATcccaaacatgtggagggcatcaAGTTCAGGAGCCCAGAATATCTGTGTGTGCTCTCATGGGACTAAAATGACTAAAATAACCTGTGTATATTCATAAAGGTCTATAGTTGATAAATCATTGTATGACTAATAATCAAGAATGTTCACGGTTATATGGGCATGGATGCATGGGACTAACAACAAATCACAGCTAAATGCAGATAGGTCCATACAGCATAAGCTGAAGTGTATCAAGGCACCCACAAAATGCTTTCATAACATTTAAGATATAGAGATGGATGAACacgtttagggctttagaggtcagcaccaacactttgaattgtgctcggaaatttACTGGGAGCACTgaatgccaatttttttttttcttttaggatGAGCTCCAAAGTTGCCTAACAATCTTGAAGAAGCATAGAGATGGAATTATGAAGCAGAAAACAGTTCAGAAATCGAAGGTAGGCTGGCTCCTAGTTTGCCTTCCACTGAACGCAGCTACCTCCTTTTTGTGCTCGCTAGATgttctggactgcaactcctctCAAACTCGTTAGAGGAGTTGTTGGTGTTATTAAAATGTACATATCgaccttcatctgaggatcacagggagttgtcatccaaaacgtATGGAGGGCATCAAGTTTAGGAGCTCTGAATACCTGTGTCGGCTCTCATGGGACTAAAATAATCCGTGTATATTCATATAGGTGTATAGTTGATAAATCATTGTATGACTAAGAATGCTCAAGGTTATATGGGCATGGATTCACGGGATTAAGAACAAATCACAGCTAAATGCAGATAGGTCCATACAACATAAGCTGAAGTGTATCAAGGCACCTACAAAATGCTTTCATAACATTTCAGATACAGAGATGGATGAACACAGGATTTCAGTCGTGAATAGCTTTCAGGGGCAAAATGTGCAGCTGAAGACCTTTCgctggcaggggtgccaacttgaataaaatattggagggggccaggtaagccccgccccacataattgatcatgTGAGGCagtgcacacataccatttgaatggcaatgcctatcaactttggggggcccagccccctcaaataccTTATTGGGGGTTGAAGACCACTATGAGCTGGCACCTCCTATgtttgcaagtacagtggtacttagGAAGTCgaatgtttgggaaccaaggcgtgacttccgattggctgctggatgttcaggttccaaagaacattcgaaaaccagaacaatccctttgttcgactcccaaggcgtttgaaaaccaaggtatgacagAAGGAATCAGATAAGATAGTGGGCCAAGGTTGGAAATGTGTGGTTTGCAAAACAGGAGGAAGTAATGTTCTCGTCCAGGTCAGTAATAGCAAAGAAGTGGGTGAAAGGTTATCGCCAGGAGACTGGTGGTGGGTTTGGGAATGAATGAGAAAGAGATGACCCCAAGATGGCTGCTGGGAGTGTTcattctattctcacagtggccaaacagatgcctttgggaagcccccccccccccaaaaaaaaaccactggaaaAATGACCACCTCACCGATGGTTTTGTTAGGTGACACTTTCTGTTTGTTATGGTGCAATGAATAAGCCctggaggaagacccttcatcgcctacagacagccacccaatctcaaacaactcctcacccacaataatacaacaacaacaggactcaacatggacactggcaccagagcctgcaataaacccagatgccaactttgctgccacataaacccggacaacaccattactggtcccaacaacatcaaacataccatctcaggactatttaattgctcatcttccaacattgtgtatgccaggggtgtccaaccagtagatcgtgatctaccagtagatccccggctgatcctggtagatcgcgggatccttatcgtgtacaaaaagttacaggGGGAAAGCTAATAAACTCTGTGCaatccaatgacaatgggtagatcactgccaggttttttatactgggagtagatcacagtctcttcggagctggacatgcctggtgtatgcagtcaaatgccaacagtgcccttcagctctctatattggacaaacaggccaaaccctacaccaaaggataaatggacataaatctgatatcaggaatcacaagacagagaaaccagtaggagaacacttcaatctcccaggacattctataaaagatctcaaagtagctgtcttaatacaaaggaatttcaggaatagattggaaagagaagtggctgaattgcaactaatcaccaaacttaaaaccatggagaaacctggtctgaacaaagacattggattcttatctcattatacatgacaaagctatctttagccatctcaccccttgcctttccctgtaagaccctgtaaaaattgcagttgtCTTTcctcacctatcagctgatcacccattcccaccacccttctgagtaatacccctccgcactccctcactatatttaaggatctggtgacttccgtttcagtgtatctgaagaagtgtgcatgcacacaaaagctcataccaagaacacacttagttggtctctaaggtgctactggaaggaattttttattttattttgaataagccCTGGTGAAACTAAGCACAACTGGCTCTTTCCCCCTGTTTGTGCCTGTTTCCCTGGGGATGGAATCACAACAGCATGCTGAATTCGGTGTCTTTTGTCCTCTACTCTTTGCAGAAAGGTGCGGAAAACACCAGGAATCAAATTGCGAGAAACCAGGAACTTCTAGATGGAGTTGAAGAGATTAAGAAGTCAATTGACAAAACAGCCAGGGAATTCTCAAAGCGCAGTTCTCATCTCGCCAAGCTGATTAAAGAGATAGAGGAGAAGTGTCTGCTGTCTGCCTTTGAACTCCTGCAGGTGAGATTGCACTAGTAGATGTAAAAGCCCAGGGAAAATGGCGTGGAGGGACATTCCTCTCATCATTATTTTCTTGTGtacccctccccaacaaaaaaatgggaaaatttaaaaattgttggACTTTGACATGTGAAAAGCGTACTGCAGATTTGTTTCAGGACAGACAAACCTTCATTTTTTTTACAAGTCATTATAAATATGATGGCAAATATGAAGACGCAGAATCTGATAGCAATATCACACAAAAAATGAGACTTTTGTGTTCTctcaccccctccccttttgacACTGGAGAAGCCATAGGGTCGGAGTTagtgctaatcctactcagagtagacccactagagacttccggcggcgacgccatcgccgggtggtcgaaggctgcttcgggtccgaagcgccttgtccatcccgggggttaggagccgcgctaccgcagcgcgcggctccggttggggtgcgggaagagcgtcccgcaccctgggctccccggctgcgcccgcggaggctccgaacccttcccctgcccccctgtaaagggggagtgggggtgaagggacaacggagccgggcttacggggatatgccccaaccgggatgcaaatgcggcggcaaagcccgcggtgagcgtctaagttctacctgtgaagaatggagccaaaggaacccggtggtcgtgagtaaataatcttggcagaaatcgtgtttttggaacgatccggggggaaggagaaaggcagcctgcctccctcccttcgagcctaagaaattaaccaatttgagggattgctgccacagaactggttataaagtatttaaaatcgatacatgagactggcaaacttttttcttgggaagctaactagcggaaaatatctctatttaaagttgcggtgtttgcgctccagcttaggaaaatggcgacgaacaaagagacaggagaagaaatatgatacccacttcctcctcctctgccagtatgctgggtttcgtccttgaactggtattgaactctggactaacagatgaacaaaggctcactgccttgaaggtggaactactttacagaaaagttaaagtcttgtgtgggggtctgaaatggaaccaactgcccacagaggaggctaacaaaacttttgacactttggaagaaaatcttgtcaaagagctgagaggatggatggaaagatggaaagaaacgagtgagctacttcggagaagaaattcgcttgttgggggtggcagccccaaggcgatgtcaagatttgctatatccagtccccgaggtgtgagctcgggggccagggacagagaattaaggtatttacaagaagaaaaggaatgctacaaagaaccggagaagctgagagagggagagttggacacctcggagctcgtggcaaggagagctttggactatgcctggatctgtggacgtttggagagggaagatgcatggaagttcagtgctgatgccatcaggagaagaagaatggacagagggggtgtggggtgatgtattaagcaaaatctaaaagtaatctgttatggtactttgaaattggagggtgaacactgtcaacaatagtttgttttattatctgtttgaacatgaaaagagatattttaagtttttatgttattagcagcagttcaaaggacagaagagatagatttgatgaggatgatctgtgaggatttatgaggatgtagtataaataaagtcgatttaagtggtttaagtttatagattaagacgattaagattaagatgaagattaagatgaatgtttttctttatatatataattaagtttaattttttaaatgaagaggttaaaaagtagattatggatataaactcgaaggtgaaaaggcaggggaagtcaactgtcaagattggaaaaagaaattttttttttttttgagatgtctaattaagaaggaaaatcatggcaatttttgtattagatgtgtaattgtatttgtttagtatgtgtataaatgtaggtgtggttaaggttgtatgtggttatatgtaaaaatgtcaataaattcttataaaaaaaaaacagagtagacccactagaGTTAATGAACATGGTCAACTTAGgtttgttaatttcaatgggtctactctcagtagaCGCTATTTGAATACAACACATATTAATGGTCTTTTTTACTATAGTGTTGATGGTCTGTCCTGTTTTCATTGTCCTGTCTTGAAAGGAAGGTGGGCTGTAAATTTGCAAAATGCATTAAGAGTTAGTACTTGATGAACTGTAATAAACTTTGAAAAATGGAGCTCATTGATTTATCTTTCCTCCCAGGATATGGATCCCTTGCTGAGCCGGTAAGCCCCTGTTtacagaatcatagcattgtaaagttggaaaggatcctgaggatcatcttagttccaccccctgcaatgcaggaatatgcagctgtcccatattgggattgaacctgcaaccttggggttatcagcaccttgctctaaccaacagagctattTTGCAAGATTGGGACagtcctgccattaggcagatTAAGGCCGCCATCTCAGGCAGCTGATTATGGCATGAATGTGAAGCAATTGCCAGTTATTCAACAGGAAAGTAATCAAGGAGCAATATAAGGCAATGCTTTATTTTAAGTCATATGTTCTTCCAGGTGCAACATAGAAATATCTGGGAAACCCAAAGCTGATCTGAATGAGAAAGTTGAGTTGTTTAATGAAAAACTACAGCTGGTGAAGACCAAGTTGCGTGAGGTTTCAGGTAACAGATTATGTTTTAACTAGGATAATAACAATCACATGAGTCAGTCAGGCTCACCCCCAAAAGAGACAGAAGTTTCCACTGCTGAGTTATATATATGGGAGTCCTTCCTCATCTCACATAGTGCATATCAGTATTGGCAGTTCACAAAGCCAGGTCTTGTTCTGTGTCTGTGGTTAATCCTGAAGTAATTAGAGCAGATCCTTATAAAAAGTCTGTAGAGTTATTCAGAGTACCGAGTCACAATAACACGACAGCTCAACCAAAGCTACTACTCAGTATTGAGAGACTCAAACTTTCTTTCTGAGACTGCTTTCCCTCATAGGGAACGAAGTAGTAAATATTAAACAAGTGTCCCTTTAACTCCCAGCATGACCAGCTAAAATCTTGCCTGCACGATTGGGACCACAGTTAAATATTGCAGCCTTTCTGGTTTCTCCCTCCAAAAATGAAgagcagtcacacacacacaaacacatatcctGGTATATAGAGTATACATCGAATGTGAACTGTTCTAACATAGATGGTATCTGAAACTTTGTCTGAGTTTCCTCTtcacctttctctccccacctccaaaacTGACCAGTCCGAGAGCAGGTGAATTTGCATCCATCCTGGAATGGGAAAGAAGCATTTGGTCTAGAACCTTCCATGAGATATGAATGTTAGCAAATGTCCCACCCGGGGTCAGTTGTGAGACTGCCCCGAAACTGGaacaaagccttgtgcacattccCAGCTACAAGAGTCCGGTGGCACATTCACATGCAATTGTtgcccagcgtgaagaacaacacacacaagccattgattgaggctaaactatttattgtaggtaaaatgcagagtatgtctctgcttgccagctcagaaaGCCAGAGCTGTGTGTAAACGCATCCAGCATCTATTGAGCCAGAAGAGAAAGTAAATAatgtacaataacatcacatgggTGAGAAAGCAGATAAGACAGCTGAATGCAGCTGGCTTTCTCACGGGTAAAAACGGACACAAATCAcaccagcctcgctgctgctgaTTTTGCAGCTCGGCCTGTACAAATGTCCCAACAATAAAAGCTGGGCCCCAGTGGCTGGCATGGTTGGGCACTGCTGCTGAGACTGCTTTCAGATGGAGGGGAACTGGGAGGTGTTTGGCCTCATGTGCATGTTCAGACATGCGTATAAGACTGAAATTAACCGATCAGAGGGTGACTGTTGTGTTTTTGAATCCAGGAGGTGTGCCACAGCAGCTCAAtcagcacagagcctaggggtctTTTCCTGACCATTGACAATTGTTTTTGACCATTAGTTTGCGGGTCTAACGACACTGGGTCATCAAATGGGGTGAAATAGACGAATGCATGCCGTGCCTCTCCTGCCCCCTAGAAAGGAGGCAAAGAAACAGCGAAAACGTATATTTAGGAGTGACCGATTTTCGAGACTGTAGTGCTATACTTAATACCTCGGAGTAGGCCCAATGAACTAGAGAGGGCATTCTTCTGAGAAGACGtgtagtccatctagctcaggggtggccaacgcccaagagactgcggtctactcacatagttttttaggaaggaggaaagccccgtttgggggggggggtgaagggcaaagatgttgaactttttttaggggaaccaaagttgttgagcttcttggggggggacAAGGGTGCTACCGGtacatcacgatctacctgttggacgtgcctgatctagctcaatattgtctgcactggttggcagcagctctggggtttcaggaaggagtctctcccagtcctacctcaAGATTCCAAGGCTTCAACCGGGGACAGTAAACAACACAACTTCACTGGTATATGATTAAACATGCTGCAAGGTCTCTTCTGTTGGCCTTACAGCGGATATTTTACCTTTTTCTCTCCTAGACCGTTATCATTCCAACACAGTGAAATCAAAATGGATAAAAGGTAAGCTTCTATTTCTGGAGAGCAAAAACAGGCCGTTGCCACCCCAGCAAATGGTTACATTAACCATTTTCcaactcaagggccacattctcttctaaaCAGCCTTTCAAGGGCCACTTGCCATGGCGTGGggggccagagggaaaagtgggtgaAGCAGCGAATGTAAATTTCATCTTCGTTTCTTCACACACAGTCTCCAGCTTTCAGCTCTCACCCTCCGGGTGCCCCTGTATTCTTGCCATCCAAAATTGGTTGTATGAATTGGCCTACTTTCGTCCTGCATTTCTCCCCTCCCAAAGAATACATGCAATTTGCGAGCTCGGTACGCTACCTTACGGAAGTAACTGATTCTGTTAAGTGTTTTGTCTTGTTTGTTTTACCATCCTGCTTCATGttgtgtttcagaaaatgtggtgTTGGATCCGGATACAGCCCATCCCAGATGTATTGTGTCTTCTGATGGAAAATCAGTACGGTGGGGAAAGGTCCGTCAGGACTACCCCTACAGTCCAAATAGGTTTGAATATGCTCGCTGTGTACTAGGAATGCAAGGATTCAGCTCCGGGAAGCATTATTGGACGGTGGATGTTGAGGATGTTGACCATTGGGCTGTGGGTGTAGCCAAAGAGTCTGTGGAGAGGGATAGAGAAATTGATTTTGAACCTGAAGAAGGGATCTGGGCAGTGGGGTTTAGCAATGGTCAGTTGAAAGCTCTGACTTCACCTCCTACCCCTTTGGAACCAGAAGAGGATCCAAGAGAGATCCAAGTTTCTTTGAACTATGAAGCAGGGACTGTGGCTTTTTATGATGCTGAAGATAAGACCCGCCTCTTTATTTTCCGCTCAATTGATTTTGAAGGGGAGGAAGTTTTTCCCTTTTTCCGGATCGTCAATTCGTCAACTTGCCTCCAGCTGGGCTCTTAAAGCACGAGGTCCTTGGCCTGTGCTTTGCCTTTCCTGTGTGCTCAGACGTTGCTGCCGAAAATCGGCTAATATCCATTCTATGCACATTGTCTTTGGAAGTCTGCACAGAAGAGCTTTCCGAAATGTGTAGcggcacattagtgtgtcagctgcagtgtgcaggtgtgtcGTGCCAAcgctccccgtgctcctcccggggctgggaAGCGGTTTAACCTTtgctttgctagtaaaactgaattactgtgtcgtgaaatgatgcatctCTAAAAGCATGTCACCAACATGGATAttctggaaagctctgctgtacagGCTGCAGTTTCTATCCCATGCTCCAGTCCCTGCTTCCCCCTTCAgcataagacaaaggtgttttggTTTGACTGTGCAGATGACTACTTTATAATTCAGTACAGCAAAGGAGCACTATAATATTGCAAACAATGTTTCTTTAATTTTGCACCCTCT is from Lacerta agilis isolate rLacAgi1 chromosome 2, rLacAgi1.pri, whole genome shotgun sequence and encodes:
- the LOC117042044 gene encoding E3 ubiquitin-protein ligase TRIM39-like, whose translation is MAAAGDPSITLQDEATCSICLDYFRDPVMIIDCGHSFCRACITQCSEGPGRDLSSCPQCRIAFPRGDLRPNRHLANMAEAIKRLRLQRLSLAEGEPKKEAPKLCGKHYEALRLFCQEDRAFICLVCRESRAHKAHVALPIDEAAQDAKDQLQTCLRTLKKERDEILKEDWCSERTIQKMKDELQSCLTILKKHRDGIMKQKTVQKSKKGAENTRNQIARNQELLDGVEEIKKSIDKTAREFSKRSSHLAKLIKEIEEKCLLSAFELLQDMDPLLSRCNIEISGKPKADLNEKVELFNEKLQLVKTKLREVSDRYHSNTVKSKWIKENVVLDPDTAHPRCIVSSDGKSVRWGKVRQDYPYSPNRFEYARCVLGMQGFSSGKHYWTVDVEDVDHWAVGVAKESVERDREIDFEPEEGIWAVGFSNGQLKALTSPPTPLEPEEDPREIQVSLNYEAGTVAFYDAEDKTRLFIFRSIDFEGEEVFPFFRIVNSSTCLQLGS